One part of the Vicia villosa cultivar HV-30 ecotype Madison, WI linkage group LG6, Vvil1.0, whole genome shotgun sequence genome encodes these proteins:
- the LOC131610203 gene encoding uncharacterized protein LOC131610203, with protein sequence MGEESSDAMNLDLNLGPDPEPVTGSITNEGLNLDDWIEEPLQRISEAAARLRGRQRWRWRQLPISPPYPQQVHRVLPHSSYAQVHQIIPETAHHIYIPPEARNISIELNNFLVNSSNGAGLQAGEGSVAAVERMEEVEEPLKACESNNGVMEDEMLQKKDDVEKTGGCDGDFFDCNICLDLAKEPVLTCCGHLFCWQCLYRWLHLHSDAKECPVCKGEVTIKSVTPIYGRGNNARVLEEDSTLKIPPRPQAKRVESLRQTIMRNASALPVEEMIRRLGNRIDLTRDLVQPNETENARGTVERTTSLLSRFLTSRGMRREQMPVAPPEDVAGLNQNNINGADLGGDNRRVQSLLLRRSQSHRATLSSLSSALTSAERLVEAYFRSNPLGRNQEQPPTSVDDRDSFSSIAAVINSESQVDTAVEIDSMVTSSRRRADASRLSDVDSGDSRAPRRRRLN encoded by the coding sequence ATGGGGGAGGAAAGTTCTGATGCAATGAACCTTGATTTGAATCTGGGTCCAGACCCAGAACCAGTTACTGGGTCAATTACCAATGAGGGTTTGAACTTGGATGATTGGATTGAGGAGCCTCTTCAGCGAATTAGTGAAGCTGCTGCGAGGCTTAGGGGGAGACAGAGGTGGAGATGGAGGCAGCTTCCGATTTCTCCACCTTATCCTCAACAAGTTCATCGCGTTCTACCTCATAGTTCTTATGCTCAAGTTCATCAGATTATACCTGAAACTGCGCATCATATTTATATCCCGCCTGAAGCTCGCAATATCTCTATTGAGTTGAACAATTTTTTGGTGAACTCGAGTAATGGAGCGGGGTTACAGGCTGGGGAAGGAAGTGTGGCGGCTGTGGAGAGAATGGAGGAAGTGGAGGAGCCGTTGAAAGCgtgtgagagcaacaatggtgttatGGAGGATGAGATGTTGCAGAAGAAGGATGATGTTGAAAAGACTGGTGGCTGTGATGGGGACTTTTTTGATTGTAATATCTGTTTGGACTTGGCCAAGGAGCCTGTTTTGACCTGTTGCGGTCATCTGTTTTGTTGGCAGTGCCTATATCGTTGGCTGCATCTGCATTCAGATGCTAAGGAGTGTCCAGTTTGCAAGGGTGAGGTGACAATTAAGAGTGTTACTCCCATATATGGTCGTGGGAACAATGCTCGTGTTCTTGAGGAGGATTCCACTCTTAAAATTCCTCCTAGGCCACAAGCAAAGCGTGTTGAAAGTCTGAGACAAACCATTATGAGAAACGCATCTGCACTCCCTGTAGAGGAGATGATTCGGCGTCTTGGAAACAGAATTGATCTCACTCGGGATCTAGTTCAGCCAAATGAAACAGAAAATGCCCGTGGAACAGTAGAGAGAACTACCTCCTTACTAAGTAGGTTTTTGACATCTCGAGGCATGAGGAGAGAGCAGATGCCTGTGGCACCACCGGAAGATGTTGCAGGTTTGAATCAGAATAACATTAATGGTGCTGACTTAGGAGGGGATAACCGCAGGGTGCAATCTCTTTTGCTTCGAAGATCACAATCACATAGAGCAACACTTTCTAGTCTTTCATCAGCATTGACTTCTGCTGAAAGGTTAGTTGAGGCATATTTCCGTAGCAACCCATTAGGCAGAAACCAAGAACAACCACCTACTTCAGTTGATGACAGGGATTCCTTTTCAAGCATTGCCGCAGTCATAAATTCGGAGAGTCAAGTGGACACTGCTGTAGAAATTGATTCCATGGTAACCTCTTCTAGGAGGAGAGCTGATGCTTCAAGATTGTCTGATGTGGACAGTGGAGATTCTCGGGCTCCAAGGCGCAGACGTCTGAACTAA